In a genomic window of Parambassis ranga chromosome 24, fParRan2.1, whole genome shotgun sequence:
- the chac1 gene encoding glutathione-specific gamma-glutamylcyclotransferase 1: MKPQDIIAGKTSLWIFGYGSLVWRPDFKYRSSEVGYINGYKRRFWHGDNFHRGNDELPGRVVTLIEDDDESTWGVAFEVTGSQVEEALRYLNVRETACGGYITKMVEFVPENKSQPPVQALVYIATSDNTLYLGPASPEEIGAQIAVCRGKTGHNLEYLLRLAEFMRTSCPHVEDHHLFSIEGAALAVVSYMLAAQ; encoded by the exons ATGAAGCCGCAAGACATCATCGCCGGGAAGACCAGCCTGTGGATCTTCGGGTACGGGTCACTGGTGTGGAGGCCTGACTTCAAGTACAGGAGTAGCGAGGTCGGTTACATTAACGGCTACAAGAGACGTTTCTGGCACGGAGACAACTTCCATCGTGGGAACGATGAGTTG CCCGGAAGAGTGGTGACGCTGATTGAAGATGATGAC GAGAGCACCTGGGGTGTTGCGTTTGAGGTGACGGGCTCACAGGTGGAGGAGGCCCTGAGGTACCTCAATGTGCGTGAGACGGCGTGCGGTGGCTACATCACAAAGATGGTGGAGTTCGTCCCCGAGAACAAGAGCCAGCCTCCAGTTCAGGCACTAGTCTACATCGCCACGTCTGACAACACCCTCTACCTGGGGCCAGCCAGCCCAGAGGAAATTGGTGCTCAGATCGCTGTGTGCAGAGGGAAGACAGGCCACAACCTGGAGTACCTGCTCCGGCTGGCAGAGTTCATGAGGACCAGCTGCCCACATGTAGAAGACCATCACCTGTTTTCCATTGAGGGCGCCGCACTGGCCGTGGTGTCCTATATGTTAGCTGCCCAGTAG